The proteins below are encoded in one region of Candidatus Profftella armatura (Diaphorina cf. continua):
- the rsxB gene encoding electron transport complex subunit RsxB → MSFLHADNIENLLPQTQCTKCGYPGCRQYAEAIANGSANYNQCPPGGRQGIIKLAKYLNKPIIPLNPINGNEKSRFCAVIQEKKCIGCTLCIQSCPVDAIIGAAKHMHTIFSKLCTGCDLCIKKCPVNCIFMIEVTPGRTGWDAWSQKQADNARKRYYFRKKRIFREKKENYEKLKKVTIQFKKNNREDQKYLIESAMKRIEALKNKKN, encoded by the coding sequence GTGTCATTTTTACATGCTGATAATATAGAAAATTTATTACCCCAAACACAATGCACTAAATGTGGATATCCAGGGTGTAGACAATATGCGGAAGCAATTGCTAATGGAAGCGCAAATTATAATCAATGCCCACCCGGGGGGCGTCAAGGAATTATTAAATTAGCTAAATACTTAAATAAACCAATAATTCCATTGAATCCTATAAATGGAAATGAGAAATCACGCTTCTGTGCTGTTATTCAAGAAAAAAAATGTATTGGATGTACATTATGTATTCAGTCTTGTCCTGTAGACGCCATTATTGGGGCAGCTAAACATATGCATACTATTTTTTCTAAATTATGTACTGGTTGTGATCTTTGTATTAAAAAATGTCCGGTTAATTGTATTTTTATGATTGAAGTTACCCCGGGTCGCACAGGGTGGGATGCTTGGTCTCAAAAACAAGCTGATAATGCGCGTAAAAGATATTATTTTCGTAAAAAGCGTATATTTCGTGAAAAAAAAGAAAATTATGAAAAATTAAAAAAAGTAACTATACAATTTAAAAAAAATAACAGAGAAGATCAAAAATATTTAATTGAAAGTGCTATGAAAAGAATAGAGGCATTAAAAAATAAAAAAAATTAA
- a CDS encoding zinc-finger domain-containing protein: MNTIIEIHAENLPIFCPHKDMILWSSHPKVFLFIDKNGYAQCPYCNTKYKLDFNKY; the protein is encoded by the coding sequence TTGAATACTATTATAGAAATTCATGCTGAAAATTTACCAATATTTTGTCCACATAAAGATATGATTCTCTGGTCGTCTCATCCTAAAGTATTTCTTTTTATAGATAAAAATGGATATGCGCAATGTCCATATTGTAATACTAAATATAAATTAGATTTTAATAAATATTAA
- the rpmF gene encoding 50S ribosomal protein L32 produces MAVQKSKKTPSKRGMRRSHSFLFEPSISIDITTGEKHLYHHISPNGFYRGKKILKNKNCKS; encoded by the coding sequence ATGGCTGTTCAAAAAAGTAAAAAAACTCCCTCAAAAAGAGGTATGCGTCGTTCTCATAGTTTTTTATTTGAACCTTCTATTTCAATAGATATTACAACTGGTGAAAAACATTTATATCATCATATTAGCCCTAATGGGTTTTATAGGGGAAAAAAAATTTTAAAAAATAAAAACTGTAAATCATGA
- a CDS encoding DEAD/DEAH box helicase, with translation MNFKSIGLHELVLKALIKVGYTKPTGVQEQTIPAAISGRDLIVSSQTGSGKTAAFILPALHKFASSKNKIPVIKRNLNQNNNKITYIHNKRLRFKPAQPRMLVLTPTRELALQVTAATERYGLYMKKIKAISILGGMPYPKQMQLLSKNPEILLATPGRLIDHMNSGKINFSHLQILVLDEADRMLDMGFINDIEKIVDATPITRQTMLFSATLDGIVGNMAKNITKNPLILKVNSVEKKQKNITQSILFVDDVLHKNRLLDYLLRDKKIGQAVIFTATKRDADIIADRLNISGFLAAPLHGNLHQGARNRTLENLRRGKIKILVATDVAARGIDVPAITHVFNYDLPKFPEDYVHRIGRTGRAGRNGFAVSLVNHTESMNIKKIERFTKQQIPIEIINGFEPKKTIKTYYSRYRFNNNLKTHNTNKRNTTKRFSKQIFNKKTNISSSRKNSFSYYNRHSCRNN, from the coding sequence ATGAATTTTAAATCCATTGGTTTACACGAGTTAGTTCTTAAAGCGCTTATTAAAGTTGGTTATACTAAACCCACGGGAGTACAAGAACAAACAATTCCTGCAGCCATTTCTGGTAGAGATTTAATAGTGTCATCACAAACGGGTTCCGGAAAAACTGCAGCATTTATATTGCCGGCATTACATAAATTTGCATCTTCTAAAAATAAAATTCCTGTTATTAAAAGAAATTTAAATCAAAATAATAATAAAATTACCTATATTCACAACAAACGATTACGATTTAAACCCGCTCAACCAAGGATGTTAGTATTAACACCAACTCGAGAGCTTGCATTACAAGTAACTGCAGCTACTGAACGATATGGTTTATATATGAAAAAAATTAAAGCGATTTCAATTCTAGGTGGAATGCCGTACCCGAAACAAATGCAATTACTATCTAAAAATCCTGAAATTTTATTAGCAACACCCGGTCGTTTAATAGATCATATGAATTCTGGAAAAATAAATTTTTCTCATCTTCAAATTTTAGTTTTAGATGAAGCGGATCGTATGCTTGATATGGGATTTATTAATGATATTGAAAAAATTGTTGATGCTACCCCAATAACACGACAAACTATGTTATTTTCAGCTACACTTGATGGTATTGTTGGTAATATGGCGAAAAATATTACTAAAAATCCATTAATTTTAAAAGTAAATAGCGTTGAAAAAAAACAAAAAAACATTACACAAAGCATTTTATTTGTTGATGATGTTTTACATAAAAATCGTTTACTAGATTATTTATTGCGCGATAAAAAAATTGGTCAAGCTGTTATTTTTACTGCTACTAAACGTGATGCTGATATTATTGCGGATCGTCTTAATATTTCTGGCTTTTTAGCTGCGCCATTACATGGGAATTTACATCAAGGAGCACGCAATCGTACCCTAGAAAACCTTCGCAGAGGAAAAATTAAAATTTTAGTTGCCACTGATGTTGCAGCTAGAGGAATTGACGTTCCCGCAATAACACATGTATTTAATTATGATTTACCAAAATTTCCAGAAGATTATGTTCATCGTATTGGTCGAACTGGTCGCGCAGGACGTAATGGATTTGCTGTATCATTAGTAAATCATACGGAAAGTATGAATATTAAAAAAATTGAACGATTTACAAAACAACAAATTCCAATTGAAATAATTAATGGATTTGAACCAAAAAAAACAATTAAAACTTATTATTCTCGTTATCGTTTTAATAATAATTTGAAAACACATAATACTAATAAAAGAAATACTACTAAACGATTTTCTAAACAAATTTTTAATAAAAAAACAAATATATCTTCCTCTAGAAAAAATAGTTTTAGTTATTATAATCGTCATTCATGCAGAAATAATTAA
- the erpA gene encoding iron-sulfur cluster insertion protein ErpA encodes MNENIKNNIFITLTEGAIKKVSQLIKKKGNLNLKLRVFIQGGGCSGFQYGFVFDEYTNKDDTIFEKNGIQLLIDSVSYQYLIGSEIDYKDDLDGSKFIIKNPNAITTCGCGSSFSTYK; translated from the coding sequence ATGAACGAAAATATAAAAAATAATATTTTTATTACTCTTACTGAGGGTGCTATAAAAAAAGTTAGTCAATTGATTAAAAAAAAAGGTAATTTAAATTTAAAGTTACGAGTGTTTATTCAAGGGGGCGGTTGTTCTGGTTTTCAATATGGATTTGTGTTTGATGAATACACAAATAAAGATGATACGATTTTTGAAAAAAATGGAATTCAATTATTAATTGATTCAGTAAGTTATCAATATTTAATAGGATCTGAAATAGATTATAAAGATGATTTAGATGGATCTAAGTTTATAATTAAAAATCCAAATGCAATAACTACCTGTGGTTGTGGATCATCTTTTTCTACGTATAAATAG
- the orn gene encoding oligoribonuclease, translating to MNNFQYNSLNLIWVDMEMTGLHPNKDRIIEIAVLVTDSQLNILAQAPVYVIHQSESIMNNMDNWNKGIHKRSGLIERVKKSTITEPEAEFELINFLKKYVPYGKSPMSGNTICQDRRFMAYNMPKLESFFHYRNLDISTLKELCMRWKPELVSGFKKKQAHTALTDIIESVEELKYYRKHFIKI from the coding sequence ATGAACAATTTTCAATATAATTCGCTTAATTTAATATGGGTTGATATGGAAATGACTGGATTACATCCAAATAAGGATCGTATAATAGAAATTGCTGTTTTAGTAACTGATTCTCAGCTTAATATATTAGCTCAAGCTCCAGTTTATGTAATTCATCAATCTGAATCTATTATGAATAACATGGATAACTGGAATAAAGGTATACATAAACGTTCTGGATTAATTGAACGAGTAAAAAAATCAACTATTACAGAACCAGAGGCAGAATTTGAATTAATTAATTTTCTTAAAAAATATGTACCATATGGTAAATCACCAATGTCAGGAAACACTATTTGTCAAGATCGTCGTTTTATGGCTTATAATATGCCAAAATTAGAATCTTTTTTTCATTATCGTAATTTAGATATATCCACATTAAAAGAATTATGCATGAGATGGAAACCAGAATTAGTATCTGGTTTTAAAAAAAAACAAGCTCATACAGCATTAACCGATATAATTGAATCAGTTGAAGAATTAAAATATTACAGAAAACATTTTATTAAAATATGA
- the tldD gene encoding metalloprotease TldD codes for MINIIEKNINPLHIARNILLEPFDLDEKILLKMLGNMFKNKVDYADFYFQFTKNENWILEEGIVKTGNFSINQGVGIRAVSGDKIAFSYSDEISKNTLINAVKSTRAIANQGNGKIKIINNIKKIKTHSLYESINPISSINIREKIKLLEDVERIARLKDPRVIKVIANLSGEYDVILITRNDGLIVADIRPLVQLFVTIIVEQNGRKEIGNSGCGGRYNYNYFTDIILEKCVSNSVNSALINLEAKPAPAGIMKVVLGPGWPGILLHEAIGHGLEGDFNRKGSSTFSNCIGKCIASKEITVVDDGTIANRRGSINIDDEGTPTQCTTLIENGILKGYMQDIMNARLMNMSITGNARRESFAHMPIPRMTNTYMLNGKFHPEEIITSVENGLYATNFSGGQVDITNGKFVFSASEAYIIKNGKITYPIKGATLIGNGPNILKKVSMIGNDMKLDPGIGVCGKYGQIVPVGVGQPTLKIDSMTVGGTN; via the coding sequence ATGATTAATATAATAGAAAAAAATATAAATCCTCTTCATATTGCTCGTAATATTTTATTAGAACCATTTGATTTAGATGAAAAAATATTACTAAAAATGTTAGGAAATATGTTTAAAAATAAAGTTGATTATGCTGATTTTTATTTTCAATTCACAAAAAATGAAAACTGGATTTTAGAAGAAGGAATTGTTAAAACCGGAAATTTTTCCATTAATCAAGGAGTTGGTATACGCGCTGTTTCTGGTGATAAAATTGCTTTTTCTTATTCTGATGAAATTTCTAAAAATACATTAATTAATGCCGTTAAATCAACTAGAGCTATTGCAAATCAAGGTAATGGAAAAATAAAAATTATTAATAATATTAAAAAAATAAAAACTCATTCCTTATATGAATCTATTAATCCAATATCATCAATAAATATACGAGAAAAAATTAAATTATTAGAAGATGTTGAAAGAATAGCGCGCTTAAAAGATCCTCGTGTAATAAAAGTAATAGCTAATTTATCCGGAGAATATGATGTTATATTAATAACACGAAATGATGGTTTGATTGTAGCTGATATACGTCCTTTAGTACAATTATTCGTTACAATTATTGTAGAGCAAAATGGTAGAAAAGAAATAGGTAATAGTGGTTGCGGAGGGCGCTATAATTATAATTATTTTACTGATATAATTTTGGAAAAATGCGTATCTAATTCAGTGAATTCAGCTTTAATTAATTTAGAGGCTAAACCAGCTCCAGCTGGTATAATGAAAGTAGTATTAGGTCCCGGGTGGCCCGGAATTTTATTACATGAAGCCATTGGACATGGGTTAGAAGGAGATTTTAATAGAAAGGGATCTAGTACTTTTTCTAATTGTATTGGTAAGTGTATAGCATCTAAAGAAATTACTGTAGTTGATGATGGTACTATAGCAAATAGACGCGGCTCTATTAATATAGATGATGAAGGAACTCCCACTCAATGTACTACTCTTATTGAAAACGGTATCTTAAAAGGATATATGCAAGATATTATGAATGCACGTCTTATGAATATGTCTATTACTGGTAACGCAAGAAGAGAATCTTTTGCTCACATGCCAATACCAAGAATGACTAATACATACATGTTAAATGGAAAATTTCATCCAGAAGAAATTATTACATCTGTTGAAAATGGTTTATATGCCACTAATTTTAGTGGAGGACAAGTAGATATTACAAATGGAAAATTTGTATTTTCTGCTAGTGAAGCTTATATAATTAAAAATGGTAAGATAACTTATCCAATTAAAGGGGCAACATTAATTGGTAATGGACCAAATATTTTAAAAAAAGTTTCGATGATTGGTAATGATATGAAATTAGATCCTGGAATTGGTGTATGCGGAAAATATGGGCAAATAGTTCCAGTTGGAGTTGGTCAACCTACTTTAAAAATTGATTCTATGACCGTAGGAGGAACTAATTAA
- the dnaE gene encoding DNA polymerase III subunit alpha: MIPQFIHLRLHSEYSIIDGLVRINDAIEAAANDYQPALAITDLSNLFGVIKFYKAAYNKGIKPIIGCDVWITNEIENKKPSRLLLLVKNNNGYLQLCELLSKAYIENINYGRAEIRIEWLEKNKYKNGLIALSGAHFGDIGIAIQNGRNDIAENFARRWSKIFPDNFYIEIQRIKQPNMNFQIQQLINIASIINLPIVATHPIQFLKKKEFLAHEIRTCIAEGEILSNTKRIKKFTKEQNFKTQSEMIKLFSDIPNAIQNTIEIAKRCNLKLQFGKLKLPKFPTPKNININDFLISKSKHGLKKRLLNLYKNPEIYEREKLRYNKRLQFEIKTIIKMGFSGYFLIVSDFIEWAKNNFIPVGPGRGSGASSLVAYSLSITDIDPLSYNLLFERFLNPDRISMPDFDIDFCQEGRDRVIQYVKNRYGKDSVSQIVTFGTMAAKGAIRDVGRVLDFRYSFCDSISKLIPFKPGKLMTLSNAIKEEPQLAERIKNEEEVKQLIELAQQVEGIIRNVGMHAGGVLIAPSKLINFCPLYKQEGMTGIISQYDKDDIEEIGLIKFDFLGLTTLSILDKTIYFIKKINPKMTDFSLNKLPLNDKNTYNLLKKANTVAVFQLESQGMKNMLKEAKPDHFEEIIALISLYRPGPMDLIKDFCKRKHGEYFNYPDPRTKHVLSETYGIMVYQEQVMQIAQILGGYSLGQADLLRRAIGKKKTLEMIEHRKFFKNGAIKHGLSEYKANEIFNEIEKFAGYGFNKSHATAYALLSYYTAYLKTHYSSYFMAANLSLSMDDTNKIKILVKDAIKICGLNILPPNINLSKYYFFPIIESNGKNKNIRYGLGAIKGTGKSTIEAIVAERKFGLFTNLFDFTKRIDKRYINRRIINSLIHSGAFDCFNEKRYILVASINVALKNAEKTKKFINQLSLFNNDDNHNLKEYLNYIKIPSWSRKQELIEEKKVLGFCLSEHMFCIYETEIRQFIPIYLSELKPTYSCITVSGIITELKLKNTYRGKILIITIDDNSNSVEAIINNQLYEKNKIILKENELLIISGKVLKDHFSKNIRINAEKIFDINLARIIYGKQFSVMFKKTFDIVILKKILLNFKCKNGLPFVLYYCVNKSIKYEIKWPLNWKVQPVDDLKLDLINIGLYNATVEYF, encoded by the coding sequence ATGATTCCTCAATTTATTCATCTTCGTCTTCATTCTGAATACTCAATTATTGATGGATTAGTAAGAATTAATGATGCAATAGAAGCCGCCGCAAATGATTATCAACCAGCTTTAGCAATTACTGATTTATCTAATTTATTCGGTGTGATAAAATTTTATAAAGCAGCTTATAATAAGGGTATTAAGCCAATAATTGGTTGTGATGTTTGGATTACTAACGAAATTGAAAATAAAAAACCTAGTCGTTTATTATTACTTGTTAAAAATAATAATGGTTATTTACAATTATGTGAATTATTATCAAAAGCATATATAGAAAATATAAATTATGGTCGCGCTGAAATTCGTATAGAATGGTTAGAAAAAAATAAATATAAAAACGGCTTAATAGCTTTATCTGGGGCTCATTTTGGAGATATTGGAATTGCTATTCAAAATGGTAGAAATGATATTGCAGAAAATTTTGCACGTCGTTGGTCTAAAATTTTTCCAGATAATTTTTATATTGAAATTCAAAGAATTAAACAACCTAATATGAATTTTCAAATTCAACAATTAATTAATATTGCATCTATAATTAATTTACCTATAGTTGCTACACATCCAATTCAATTTTTAAAAAAAAAAGAATTTTTAGCTCATGAAATTCGTACATGTATCGCAGAAGGAGAAATTTTATCCAATACTAAACGTATAAAAAAATTTACTAAAGAACAAAACTTTAAAACTCAATCTGAAATGATTAAGTTATTTTCTGATATTCCTAATGCAATACAAAATACTATAGAAATTGCTAAACGTTGTAATTTAAAACTACAATTTGGTAAACTAAAATTACCTAAATTTCCAACACCAAAAAATATAAATATTAATGATTTTTTAATTTCCAAATCTAAACATGGTTTAAAAAAACGTTTATTAAATTTATATAAAAATCCTGAAATATATGAACGTGAAAAATTACGTTACAACAAGCGTCTTCAATTTGAAATTAAAACTATTATTAAAATGGGTTTTTCTGGATATTTTTTAATTGTTTCGGATTTTATTGAATGGGCAAAAAATAATTTTATTCCAGTTGGACCGGGTCGGGGATCAGGCGCTAGTTCTTTAGTTGCTTATTCTTTATCAATTACTGATATAGATCCACTTTCTTATAATTTACTCTTTGAGCGATTTTTAAACCCAGATCGAATATCTATGCCAGATTTTGATATTGATTTTTGTCAAGAAGGCCGTGATCGTGTAATACAATATGTTAAAAACCGATACGGTAAAGATTCAGTTTCTCAAATTGTAACTTTTGGTACAATGGCCGCAAAAGGAGCGATACGTGATGTTGGTCGTGTTCTTGATTTTAGATATAGTTTTTGCGATAGTATTTCAAAATTAATTCCATTTAAACCAGGAAAATTAATGACTTTATCTAATGCTATAAAAGAAGAACCCCAGCTAGCAGAACGAATCAAAAATGAAGAAGAAGTTAAACAATTAATTGAATTAGCACAACAAGTAGAAGGTATTATTAGAAATGTAGGCATGCATGCAGGAGGAGTTTTAATTGCGCCAAGTAAATTAATTAATTTTTGTCCTTTATATAAACAAGAAGGAATGACTGGGATAATTTCTCAATATGATAAAGATGATATTGAAGAAATAGGGCTTATTAAATTTGATTTTTTAGGTTTAACTACTTTATCTATTCTTGATAAAACTATTTATTTTATAAAAAAAATAAATCCAAAAATGACTGATTTTAGTTTAAATAAATTACCATTAAATGATAAAAATACATATAATCTTTTAAAAAAAGCAAATACTGTTGCTGTTTTTCAACTTGAAAGTCAGGGTATGAAAAATATGTTAAAAGAAGCGAAACCAGATCATTTTGAAGAAATTATTGCTTTAATTTCTTTATATAGACCAGGTCCAATGGATTTAATAAAAGATTTTTGTAAAAGAAAACATGGTGAATATTTTAACTACCCAGATCCTCGTACTAAACATGTTTTATCTGAAACTTATGGTATAATGGTATATCAAGAACAAGTAATGCAAATTGCTCAAATACTTGGAGGTTATTCATTAGGGCAGGCGGATTTATTAAGAAGAGCAATAGGAAAAAAGAAAACATTAGAAATGATAGAACATCGTAAATTTTTTAAAAATGGCGCTATAAAACATGGATTAAGTGAATATAAAGCTAATGAAATTTTTAATGAAATAGAAAAATTTGCTGGATATGGTTTTAATAAATCTCATGCTACTGCTTATGCTTTATTATCATATTATACGGCATATCTAAAAACACATTATTCTTCTTATTTTATGGCTGCAAATTTATCTCTTTCAATGGATGATACAAATAAAATTAAAATTCTTGTAAAAGATGCAATTAAAATTTGCGGTTTAAATATTTTGCCTCCTAATATTAATTTATCAAAATATTATTTTTTTCCAATAATTGAATCAAATGGAAAAAATAAAAATATACGTTATGGTTTAGGCGCAATTAAAGGAACCGGAAAAAGCACAATTGAAGCCATTGTTGCTGAAAGAAAATTTGGCTTATTTACTAATTTATTTGATTTTACTAAAAGAATTGATAAACGCTATATAAATCGTCGTATTATTAATTCCCTTATACATTCAGGTGCATTTGATTGCTTTAATGAAAAACGATATATACTTGTAGCATCCATTAATGTAGCATTAAAAAATGCTGAAAAAACTAAAAAATTTATAAATCAATTAAGTTTATTTAATAATGATGACAATCATAATCTAAAAGAGTATTTAAATTATATAAAAATACCTTCTTGGAGTAGAAAACAAGAACTTATAGAAGAAAAAAAAGTTTTAGGTTTTTGTTTATCTGAGCATATGTTTTGTATTTATGAAACTGAAATTCGCCAATTTATACCTATTTATTTATCAGAATTAAAGCCTACATATTCATGTATTACGGTATCAGGTATTATTACTGAACTTAAATTAAAAAATACTTATCGGGGAAAAATATTAATTATTACTATAGATGATAATAGTAATTCTGTTGAAGCAATAATTAATAATCAATTATATGAAAAAAATAAAATTATTCTAAAGGAGAATGAATTATTAATAATATCGGGTAAAGTATTAAAGGATCATTTTTCAAAAAATATACGAATTAATGCTGAAAAAATTTTTGATATTAATTTGGCGCGAATTATATATGGAAAACAATTTTCTGTTATGTTTAAAAAAACATTTGATATCGTCATTTTAAAAAAAATTTTATTAAACTTTAAATGTAAAAATGGTTTACCTTTTGTGTTATATTATTGTGTAAATAAAAGTATAAAATATGAAATAAAATGGCCATTAAATTGGAAGGTACAACCAGTTGATGATTTAAAATTAGATCTTATTAATATAGGATTATATAACGCAACAGTTGAATATTTTTAA
- a CDS encoding ABC transporter ATP-binding protein — protein MYRIFEKILYPFPNTLMKSLPYKLISFIFKCIYGVRKYILLVIFFTTLTGAFEALLFAAMGRIIDLLSNIESSLLWKNYSSYILLLGFILLSSTVFVGLQTLFKRQVLSGNLPMLLRWNFHRLILNQSINFFQEEFAGRIATKVMQTSIAIRDIFVIIGDILVFITIYIVTIITVIGTFNICMLFPFFIWIGAYICILIYFIPRLNKTAESQATARSLMTGRITDAYANIMTVKLFSHAGREANYARFAMIDFLKKIYQQMRLISSFEIINHLLAMLLIISTAGCALFLWTKGTLGIGAVAAATAMSLRLNSISHWVMWEIAALFENIGTIQDGMNMLSKRYRIIDHYNAKRLVVTSGNILFKNVSFSYDKKHLIINNLSLNIRPGEKIGLVGRSGAGKSTINNLLLRFYDLTHGKILIDGQNIAYVSQESLREQIGVVTQDTSLLHRSIRDNILYGRPDASECELFDAAACAEADIFIKSLTDSHGRKGYDAHVGEHGIKLSGGQRQRISIARVILKNAPILLLDEATSALDSEVEIAIQKSLYNLMKGKTVIAIAHRLSTISAMDRLIVLDNGRVVEEGSHLDLLKNNGLYARLWEHQNKNFIKKNKKF, from the coding sequence ATGTATCGAATATTCGAAAAAATATTATATCCCTTTCCAAATACATTAATGAAGTCTTTACCATATAAATTAATATCATTTATTTTTAAATGTATATATGGTGTACGTAAATATATTTTATTAGTAATTTTTTTTACTACTTTAACTGGTGCATTTGAAGCATTATTATTTGCTGCCATGGGAAGAATTATAGATTTATTAAGTAATATAGAATCATCACTTCTTTGGAAAAATTATAGTAGTTATATATTATTATTAGGATTTATACTACTTAGTAGTACGGTTTTTGTTGGTTTACAGACATTATTTAAGCGCCAAGTATTATCTGGAAATCTTCCAATGTTATTGAGATGGAATTTTCATAGACTTATATTAAATCAAAGTATAAATTTTTTTCAAGAAGAATTTGCTGGAAGAATTGCAACAAAAGTAATGCAAACTTCTATAGCTATAAGAGATATATTTGTTATTATAGGTGATATTTTAGTTTTTATAACGATATATATTGTTACTATAATAACAGTAATAGGAACATTTAATATTTGTATGTTATTTCCATTTTTTATATGGATTGGTGCTTATATTTGTATATTAATATATTTTATACCCCGTTTAAATAAAACAGCAGAATCACAAGCTACCGCACGTTCTTTAATGACAGGTCGCATTACTGATGCTTATGCTAATATAATGACCGTGAAATTATTTTCTCACGCTGGGCGCGAGGCTAATTATGCGCGATTTGCCATGATTGATTTTTTAAAAAAAATATACCAACAAATGCGTTTAATTAGTAGTTTTGAAATTATAAACCATTTATTAGCGATGTTATTAATTATTAGTACAGCAGGATGCGCGTTATTTTTATGGACAAAAGGTACTTTAGGTATTGGTGCAGTTGCCGCAGCAACCGCAATGTCACTTCGTTTAAATAGTATATCACATTGGGTTATGTGGGAAATAGCAGCTCTTTTTGAAAACATTGGAACAATACAAGACGGAATGAATATGCTCTCAAAAAGATATAGAATAATAGATCATTATAATGCAAAACGATTGGTAGTCACTAGTGGAAATATTTTATTTAAAAATGTAAGCTTTTCTTATGATAAAAAGCATTTAATAATAAATAATTTATCTTTAAATATTCGGCCTGGAGAAAAAATTGGATTAGTAGGTCGATCTGGAGCTGGAAAATCAACTATTAATAATCTTTTATTGCGCTTTTATGATCTGACACATGGAAAAATTTTAATTGATGGGCAAAATATTGCATATGTATCACAAGAAAGTTTACGAGAACAAATAGGAGTGGTAACACAAGATACTTCATTATTGCATCGCTCTATACGGGATAATATTTTATATGGTCGTCCAGATGCTAGTGAGTGTGAACTATTTGATGCAGCAGCATGCGCGGAAGCTGATATTTTTATTAAATCTTTAACTGATTCACATGGACGAAAAGGTTATGATGCTCATGTAGGGGAGCATGGTATTAAATTATCTGGAGGACAACGTCAAAGAATTTCAATTGCTCGCGTGATATTAAAAAATGCACCAATTTTATTACTAGATGAGGCTACTAGCGCCCTTGATTCAGAGGTAGAAATTGCTATTCAAAAAAGTTTATATAATTTAATGAAAGGAAAAACAGTAATCGCTATAGCTCATAGATTATCCACTATTTCTGCAATGGATAGATTAATAGTATTAGATAATGGGCGCGTGGTAGAAGAAGGGTCGCATTTAGATTTATTAAAAAATAATGGTTTATATGCTCGTTTATGGGAGCATCAAAATAAAAATTTTATAAAAAAAAATAAAAAATTTTAA